The proteins below come from a single Ruficoccus amylovorans genomic window:
- a CDS encoding DUF3313 domain-containing protein produces MKPLILAITLLAGASCAYAQDSGSDDGGGILDGGLLGNIRERVNQRTQTITDNSSILSNTSSLDADSQPRPAQEVVSTVTDPVKEGLSDIMPTKAAPITKSGFLPSYDGFQEDPDTGAWVWVKEKGVLADYNRFILSPIVVYPADDAEFKGVNPDELKKLTDYFRAELTKALDQAGYPVVYQPGKGVAVVRIAIVGVVPGNPVMYAGSWMPYARLADAAQQATGGTSMGVGSISIEAELLDSLTGAREAAVIDTLAGKKLEVRQSLNKWGDIAQAIQTWAGRFSARVTKAHGGNSN; encoded by the coding sequence ATGAAACCGTTGATACTCGCGATCACACTTCTGGCGGGGGCTTCCTGCGCGTACGCCCAGGATTCGGGCAGCGACGACGGTGGCGGTATCCTTGACGGCGGCTTGCTGGGCAACATCCGGGAGCGCGTCAACCAGCGCACCCAGACGATTACGGACAACAGCTCCATCCTGAGCAACACCTCTTCGCTCGACGCCGACAGCCAGCCCCGCCCGGCACAGGAAGTCGTCAGCACCGTGACCGATCCGGTCAAGGAGGGCCTCAGCGACATCATGCCGACCAAGGCCGCACCCATAACCAAATCCGGTTTTCTTCCCAGCTACGACGGCTTTCAGGAAGATCCCGACACCGGCGCGTGGGTCTGGGTCAAGGAAAAGGGCGTGCTTGCCGACTACAACCGCTTCATCCTCTCGCCCATCGTCGTCTATCCCGCGGATGACGCCGAATTCAAAGGGGTCAACCCCGACGAACTCAAAAAACTGACCGATTATTTCCGTGCCGAGCTGACCAAGGCGCTCGACCAGGCCGGGTATCCCGTGGTTTACCAGCCGGGCAAGGGCGTCGCCGTGGTCCGCATCGCCATCGTCGGCGTCGTCCCCGGCAACCCGGTCATGTACGCCGGCTCGTGGATGCCCTACGCCCGCCTGGCCGACGCCGCTCAGCAGGCCACCGGGGGCACCTCTATGGGCGTGGGCTCGATTTCCATCGAGGCCGAACTGCTCGATTCTTTGACCGGCGCGCGCGAAGCAGCCGTGATCGACACCCTGGCGGGCAAGAAGCTCGAAGTGCGCCAGAGCCTGAACAAATGGGGCGACATCGCCCAGGCCATCCAGACCTGGGCCGGGCGTTTCTCCGCTCGCGTCACTAAAGCCCACGGCGGCAATTCCAACTAA
- the ispH gene encoding 4-hydroxy-3-methylbut-2-enyl diphosphate reductase — MEVIRAQSAGFCWGVERAINVAAKFAEEGKRPVYTDGPLIHNKQMMEKLEAVGIQEVGDYQSKTEVKVTEQDREHGVLVVRAHGISPERRSYLKELGMDFKDATCPDVGIIAGKIKLHSRKGFTTVIFGDPKHPEVIGLMGYTEDRGYVVKNEEDIRALPNLGDKVCFVSQSTMFTDEFERLAAILRETYPDAQVFDTICGATKERQSDIHVLKDAGAEAIIVVGGRHSANTRKLAALVEKTGLPAYHVETASELDFGHLKERYKKVGVTAGASTPEFLIQEVVEELQRV; from the coding sequence ATGGAAGTTATTCGAGCCCAAAGTGCCGGCTTTTGCTGGGGAGTGGAACGCGCCATCAACGTCGCGGCCAAGTTCGCCGAAGAAGGCAAGCGACCCGTCTATACCGACGGCCCCCTCATCCACAACAAGCAGATGATGGAAAAACTGGAAGCCGTCGGCATCCAGGAAGTCGGCGATTACCAGAGCAAGACCGAAGTCAAAGTCACCGAGCAGGACCGCGAGCACGGCGTGCTCGTCGTGCGTGCCCACGGCATCTCCCCCGAGCGCCGCAGCTACCTGAAGGAACTCGGCATGGATTTCAAGGACGCGACCTGCCCCGACGTGGGCATCATCGCCGGCAAGATCAAGCTGCACTCGCGCAAGGGCTTTACCACGGTGATCTTCGGAGACCCGAAGCACCCCGAAGTCATTGGCCTGATGGGCTACACCGAAGACCGCGGCTATGTGGTCAAGAACGAGGAAGACATCCGCGCCCTGCCCAACCTCGGCGACAAGGTCTGCTTCGTCTCCCAGTCCACCATGTTCACGGACGAGTTCGAGCGCCTCGCCGCCATCCTGCGCGAGACCTACCCGGACGCCCAGGTTTTTGACACCATTTGCGGGGCCACCAAGGAACGCCAGAGCGACATCCACGTACTCAAGGACGCCGGGGCCGAGGCCATTATCGTGGTCGGAGGCCGTCATTCGGCCAACACCCGCAAGCTCGCCGCTCTGGTCGAAAAGACCGGCCTGCCCGCCTATCACGTCGAGACCGCTTCCGAACTGGACTTCGGCCACCTCAAGGAGCGCTACAAAAAGGTCGGCGTCACCGCCGGAGCCTCCACCCCGGAGTTCCTTATCCAGGAGGTCGTCGAAGAGCTTCAGCGCGTCTGA
- a CDS encoding tRNA dihydrouridine synthase, with the protein MPETLPWFADGAFPLYLAPMARYTDYGFRQLCKEQGADVMVTEFVQADGLLRGGHQAWRAVDFSEEQRPMGVQLFGSSPDTMAEAARLVWERHRPDFIDINYGCPACKVIDQNAGSSLLRDLDRLGAVAEAVVKALPECPVTAKIRIGWDENSIVALEVGRILTSVGIRALAVHGRTKEQGYSGQADWDVIEEVARALPIPVIGNGDVRDWRFVARVRRESAISGLMIGRAALGYPWIFKEIKETLATGEAPAPPTVPERWATVFRFLDLLLEGSYKGKPADDIAWMRSKVKALTKDMPGSRKLRPAIDRLNTIDELRTLANEHLTQFAEP; encoded by the coding sequence ATGCCCGAGACTTTACCCTGGTTCGCCGACGGGGCCTTCCCCCTGTACCTGGCGCCGATGGCCCGCTACACCGACTACGGCTTCCGGCAACTGTGCAAGGAACAGGGTGCGGACGTGATGGTAACGGAGTTCGTGCAGGCGGACGGCCTCCTGCGCGGCGGGCACCAGGCTTGGCGGGCGGTGGATTTTTCCGAGGAACAGCGCCCGATGGGCGTCCAGCTCTTCGGCTCAAGTCCGGACACGATGGCCGAGGCCGCCCGGCTGGTCTGGGAGCGCCACCGGCCCGACTTTATCGACATCAACTACGGCTGCCCGGCCTGCAAGGTCATCGACCAGAACGCCGGTTCGTCGCTCCTGCGGGATCTGGACCGGCTCGGCGCGGTGGCCGAAGCCGTGGTCAAGGCGTTGCCGGAGTGCCCCGTGACCGCGAAAATCCGTATCGGCTGGGACGAAAACTCTATCGTCGCGCTGGAAGTCGGGCGCATCCTGACCTCCGTCGGCATCCGGGCGCTGGCCGTCCACGGGCGCACGAAGGAGCAGGGCTACAGCGGCCAGGCCGACTGGGATGTGATCGAGGAGGTGGCCCGTGCGTTGCCCATCCCCGTCATCGGCAATGGCGACGTGCGCGACTGGCGCTTCGTGGCCCGCGTGCGCCGTGAGTCTGCTATCTCCGGCCTGATGATCGGGCGCGCCGCCCTTGGCTACCCGTGGATTTTCAAGGAGATCAAAGAAACCCTCGCCACCGGCGAAGCCCCCGCCCCGCCGACTGTCCCCGAGCGCTGGGCCACGGTTTTTCGTTTTCTGGATCTGCTGCTGGAAGGCTCGTACAAGGGCAAGCCCGCTGACGACATCGCCTGGATGCGTTCCAAAGTCAAAGCCCTGACCAAAGACATGCCAGGCTCCCGCAAGCTCCGCCCCGCCATCGACCGCCTCAACACCATCGACGAACTCCGTACTCTCGCCAACGAGCACCTGACCCAGTTCGCGGAGCCGTGA
- a CDS encoding ABC transporter ATP-binding protein/permease, producing MSKSIFAKAGGQAYTLIAMIHCRALTVTTPDGKTTLLRGATADFLPGGMNAVIGPSGCGKTTLMKAVLGILPAQGEAFCGGERITCPEDLVGRVGFAPQFSIAQPKLTVEESLRYALELCVSDPGERSRRLETILTVIGLAEHRSKRIESLSGGQLRRIGLGLELTLDPPCLICDEVTSGLDPLSEDQILALMRRLCRERGKTFLCIIHNLAKLDCFDRITVVYEGDVVFQGTLEELCAFFEIPDALHLYDRLNAEELSHWQDKWSAANTAADAAPTPENSPQPAFSTANIPAPARRPGGVGQYLTLLRRRFTLFFRDSGYLWLTLAITFGFPCLVVIFALDGLPQIQGMALERSVSFIEEMRQNIAFKINAMETTSLVTGLIMFQVILLTLMGSNNGAREIAAERTLYEKERLSGLGVIPYALAKITFVLLIAFFQGAWMTFFVKVICRFPGPWLTQFAVLMLVCGSMTLVCLGFSALFKSAEKASLLSIYLVGFQLPLSGVVLALPDSLVWVCRPFINSYWGWAGYLSSMLDTRFWDAFRENNAQWVASPGQAVAVLALQGAVGVALVLWGCSRKQWN from the coding sequence GTGAGTAAATCCATATTTGCCAAGGCCGGGGGGCAGGCTTACACACTCATTGCGATGATTCACTGCCGCGCGCTCACCGTCACGACTCCCGATGGCAAGACCACACTCCTGCGCGGGGCGACGGCGGATTTCCTGCCCGGCGGCATGAATGCCGTTATCGGCCCCTCCGGTTGTGGCAAGACGACGCTGATGAAGGCGGTTCTTGGCATCCTTCCGGCGCAAGGGGAGGCCTTCTGCGGCGGCGAAAGAATCACCTGCCCGGAAGATTTGGTCGGGCGGGTTGGGTTCGCGCCGCAGTTCAGCATCGCCCAGCCAAAGCTGACGGTGGAGGAGTCGTTGCGCTACGCGCTGGAGTTGTGCGTCAGCGATCCGGGCGAGCGGTCGCGGCGGCTGGAGACGATTTTGACCGTCATCGGGCTGGCCGAGCACCGCAGCAAGCGCATCGAATCGCTCTCCGGCGGACAATTGCGGCGGATCGGCCTGGGGCTGGAGTTGACCCTCGACCCGCCCTGCCTGATCTGCGACGAGGTGACCTCGGGGCTGGACCCGCTCTCGGAGGACCAGATCCTCGCGCTCATGCGACGGCTCTGCCGGGAGCGGGGGAAGACCTTTCTGTGCATCATCCACAACCTGGCCAAGCTCGATTGTTTCGACCGGATCACGGTCGTGTACGAAGGGGACGTGGTTTTTCAGGGGACGCTGGAAGAACTGTGCGCGTTTTTTGAAATTCCCGACGCGCTCCATCTCTACGACCGTCTCAACGCCGAGGAGCTCTCCCACTGGCAAGACAAATGGAGCGCGGCAAACACCGCCGCAGACGCCGCCCCGACCCCTGAAAACAGCCCTCAGCCCGCTTTTTCAACCGCCAACATTCCGGCCCCGGCACGGCGTCCGGGCGGAGTGGGGCAGTACCTGACGCTCCTGCGGCGGCGCTTTACGCTGTTTTTCCGCGACAGCGGTTACCTCTGGTTGACGCTCGCGATCACGTTCGGCTTTCCCTGTCTGGTGGTGATTTTCGCGCTCGACGGATTGCCGCAGATTCAGGGCATGGCGCTGGAGCGTTCGGTCAGCTTCATCGAGGAGATGCGCCAAAATATCGCCTTTAAAATTAACGCGATGGAGACGACCTCGCTGGTGACGGGGCTGATCATGTTTCAGGTCATCCTGCTCACCCTGATGGGCTCGAACAACGGCGCGCGCGAAATCGCCGCCGAGCGCACGCTCTACGAAAAGGAGCGCCTGAGCGGGCTCGGGGTCATCCCCTACGCGCTGGCGAAAATTACCTTCGTGCTCCTGATCGCGTTTTTCCAGGGGGCGTGGATGACGTTTTTCGTCAAAGTAATCTGCCGCTTTCCGGGGCCGTGGTTGACGCAGTTTGCGGTGCTCATGCTCGTGTGCGGTTCGATGACGCTGGTCTGCCTCGGGTTCTCGGCACTCTTTAAGTCGGCGGAGAAAGCCAGCCTGCTGTCAATCTACTTGGTGGGATTCCAACTCCCACTCTCGGGGGTGGTGCTGGCCCTGCCGGATTCGCTGGTCTGGGTCTGCCGCCCGTTTATCAACAGCTACTGGGGCTGGGCCGGGTACCTGAGCTCGATGCTCGACACGCGCTTCTGGGACGCCTTCCGCGAGAACAACGCCCAGTGGGTGGCCTCGCCGGGACAGGCCGTTGCCGTGCTCGCCCTGCAAGGCGCGGTCGGGGTTGCCCTCGTCCTGTGGGGCTGCTCCCGTAAACAGTGGAACTAG
- a CDS encoding NAD(P)H-dependent glycerol-3-phosphate dehydrogenase — MNIAVLGAGAWGTGMALHLSRLGHRVTLCPRRMEHALELASARENRDYLPGFTWGPDMQIGCEFKPAVMEAEMIVLACPIRGLREFCQELAAARESAWQAKMVVTLCKGVEMRSLHAPSEIVSELVPGIAVGALSGPSNAAEVAAGSPTAVVLASEAGEELTARMQEALNGGSLRVYRSADLRGVELGGALKNIYAIGAGLCDGLRLGDNAKAALLTRSLHEMARLGIALGGQAETFYGLSGVGDLMATSFGAWSRNRGFGEAVGKGQRVADLLDHRKTVVEGYDATDGYFRIVKKCGARTPILDQIHAILYQGVEPRQALGVLLSRSLKPEHS, encoded by the coding sequence ATGAACATTGCCGTCCTCGGAGCCGGTGCCTGGGGCACCGGCATGGCCCTTCACCTGTCCCGGCTGGGGCATCGCGTCACCCTCTGCCCGCGCCGCATGGAGCACGCGCTGGAGTTGGCCAGCGCACGCGAGAACCGCGACTACCTGCCGGGCTTCACCTGGGGGCCGGACATGCAGATCGGCTGCGAGTTCAAGCCCGCCGTGATGGAGGCCGAGATGATCGTCCTGGCCTGCCCGATCCGCGGCTTGCGCGAGTTTTGTCAGGAGCTGGCCGCCGCTCGCGAGTCCGCCTGGCAGGCGAAGATGGTCGTGACCCTGTGCAAGGGCGTCGAAATGCGCTCCCTGCACGCGCCGAGCGAAATTGTTTCCGAGCTGGTGCCCGGCATCGCGGTGGGCGCTCTCTCCGGCCCCTCCAATGCGGCGGAAGTCGCCGCCGGAAGTCCGACCGCCGTCGTCCTTGCCAGCGAGGCCGGGGAGGAGCTGACCGCCCGCATGCAGGAGGCGCTCAACGGCGGTTCGCTGCGCGTGTATCGTTCCGCCGACCTGCGCGGCGTCGAACTGGGGGGCGCGTTGAAAAACATTTACGCCATCGGCGCGGGCCTGTGCGACGGACTCCGACTCGGCGACAACGCCAAAGCCGCCCTGCTCACCCGTTCCCTGCACGAAATGGCGAGGCTCGGTATCGCCCTCGGAGGTCAGGCCGAAACCTTTTACGGGCTCAGCGGCGTGGGCGACCTCATGGCCACGAGCTTCGGCGCGTGGAGCCGCAACCGGGGCTTCGGCGAAGCCGTTGGCAAGGGCCAGCGCGTGGCCGACCTGCTCGACCACCGCAAGACCGTGGTCGAGGGCTACGACGCCACCGACGGCTATTTCCGGATCGTGAAAAAGTGCGGCGCGCGCACACCTATCCTTGATCAAATCCACGCCATCCTGTATCAAGGAGTCGAACCCCGGCAGGCGCTGGGTGTCCTGCTCTCGCGCAGCCTGAAACCCGAACACTCCTGA
- the panB gene encoding 3-methyl-2-oxobutanoate hydroxymethyltransferase — MGKVSTRHIRQLKGKRPVVCVTAYDSIIAGLASEAGIDLILVGDSMGTTHLGFDTTVPVTVPMMLQATASVVRAKPDALVVADIPFAIIRRSPDFVLETCARFMQEAGADAVKIEGGEDVAPTIALLTASGIPVLGHIGLLPQQVYQLGGYRKFGKTEAEKEQLIRDAQALEKAGAFAMVGEMIAPEAAAAVSAATGVPLIGIGCGVDCDGQVLVYTDLLGLTPGYVPAFAKQYANLRETVRNAFSTYAEEVRERKFPS, encoded by the coding sequence ATGGGAAAAGTGAGCACCCGCCACATCCGCCAACTCAAGGGCAAGCGCCCTGTCGTCTGCGTGACCGCCTACGACAGTATCATCGCCGGGCTCGCCTCCGAGGCCGGGATCGACCTGATCCTCGTCGGTGACTCCATGGGCACGACCCATCTGGGCTTCGACACCACCGTGCCCGTGACCGTCCCCATGATGCTTCAGGCCACCGCCTCCGTCGTCCGCGCCAAGCCCGACGCCCTCGTGGTGGCGGACATCCCCTTTGCCATCATCCGCCGCAGCCCGGACTTTGTGCTGGAGACCTGCGCGCGCTTCATGCAGGAGGCCGGGGCCGACGCCGTGAAGATCGAGGGCGGCGAGGATGTCGCCCCGACCATTGCCCTGCTGACCGCTTCCGGCATCCCCGTGCTCGGCCATATCGGCCTGCTCCCGCAACAGGTTTACCAACTCGGCGGCTACCGCAAGTTCGGCAAGACCGAAGCCGAAAAGGAGCAGCTCATCCGCGACGCGCAGGCGCTGGAAAAAGCAGGCGCCTTCGCCATGGTGGGCGAAATGATCGCCCCCGAGGCCGCCGCTGCCGTCAGTGCCGCCACCGGCGTCCCCCTCATCGGGATCGGCTGCGGGGTGGACTGCGACGGCCAGGTGCTCGTCTATACCGATCTGCTCGGGCTCACGCCGGGCTATGTCCCGGCCTTCGCCAAGCAATACGCCAACCTGCGCGAAACCGTCAGAAACGCCTTTTCCACCTACGCCGAAGAAGTCCGCGAAAGGAAATTTCCCTCATGA
- a CDS encoding SET domain-containing protein, giving the protein MAKKNEGQLWELRKSTIHNQGMFAAADIESGTRIIQYVGEKISKKESTRRALAWEASARTKGEGLVYIFDLNKRFDLDGNVPNNPAKYVNHSCDPNCEAVNYDGEIWIVALRDIKAGDELGFDYGYDIQHFMDHPCRCGSKNCIGYIVAQEFWPKLKKLLKNKKKAEKVGRKAARDAAPEEAVPVRKKKSASKKTTAKKSTATKAVSKKAAVKKTPVSKSPAKKSVVKKSAVKKTAAKKVASKKTPARKKKTAGKKA; this is encoded by the coding sequence ATGGCAAAAAAGAACGAGGGCCAGTTGTGGGAACTGCGTAAGTCCACCATCCACAATCAGGGAATGTTCGCCGCCGCCGATATCGAGTCGGGCACGCGAATCATCCAGTATGTCGGCGAGAAGATTTCCAAGAAGGAATCTACCCGTCGCGCCCTCGCATGGGAGGCATCGGCCCGGACGAAGGGCGAAGGGCTGGTCTATATCTTCGACCTGAACAAGCGCTTCGACCTCGACGGCAACGTCCCGAACAACCCGGCCAAGTACGTCAACCACTCCTGTGACCCGAACTGCGAGGCGGTCAACTACGACGGCGAAATCTGGATCGTCGCGCTGCGTGACATCAAGGCCGGGGACGAACTCGGCTTCGACTACGGCTACGACATCCAGCACTTCATGGATCACCCCTGCCGCTGCGGTTCGAAGAACTGCATCGGCTACATCGTGGCCCAGGAGTTCTGGCCCAAGCTGAAGAAGCTGCTCAAGAACAAGAAAAAGGCCGAGAAGGTTGGCCGCAAGGCCGCCCGCGACGCCGCCCCGGAGGAGGCCGTGCCCGTGCGTAAAAAGAAGTCGGCCAGCAAGAAGACCACAGCGAAAAAGAGCACCGCCACGAAGGCCGTGTCCAAAAAGGCCGCGGTGAAAAAAACGCCGGTCAGCAAAAGCCCGGCGAAAAAATCTGTGGTCAAAAAGAGCGCGGTGAAGAAAACGGCAGCGAAGAAGGTCGCCAGCAAAAAGACCCCGGCTCGCAAAAAGAAAACCGCCGGGAAGAAGGCCTGA
- a CDS encoding pyruvate carboxylase subunit B, translating into MSETAPVIFNNTVLRDGHQSLAATRMKTSQMLPVCEDLDNIGFGALETWGGATIDSGLRFLDEFPFDRLDALKKACPKTPHMMLLRGQNIVQYAHFPDDVVASFIKLSAKHGMNIFRIFDALNDPRNMETAIRAAREAGAEAHGTICYTTSPVHTTEKFIELGCRLETMGATGIVLKDMAGLVPPARAAAIIAGLKSKVKIPVWFHTHDTAGLGAGAYMAAVDAGVDAIDLSVIPFANGTGQPDTSRMLALLAEHPRCPKWSTENDERLARIRAHMTRVYAELSDFTSHKNEVVDTDTLIYQVPGGMLSNFRNQLKEQKMEDKFEEVFAEIPVVRKALGWIPLVTPTSQIVGMQAFLNVKFGRWKQISPQAADIALGYYGTTPAPVDKEIQALAAKQFQKDPITCRPVEASGSNHKHMEDLRKELTAKGLPSDDEHCVIYAMFPAQLEKHYAPKAAPAPQAPAAQVAPAVPAPAAEARNVVHLGHTAPAEYASAPGRVTRLNLKIEGVEHNVSIEELA; encoded by the coding sequence ATGAGCGAGACCGCCCCCGTAATTTTCAACAACACTGTCCTGCGCGACGGCCATCAATCGCTGGCCGCCACCCGCATGAAAACCTCGCAGATGCTGCCCGTCTGCGAAGACCTGGACAATATAGGCTTCGGTGCCCTCGAAACCTGGGGTGGGGCGACCATCGACTCCGGCCTGCGCTTTTTGGACGAATTCCCCTTCGACCGTCTCGACGCGCTCAAGAAAGCCTGCCCGAAGACCCCGCACATGATGTTGCTGCGCGGCCAGAATATCGTCCAGTACGCGCACTTCCCCGACGACGTGGTGGCCAGCTTTATCAAGCTCTCCGCCAAGCACGGGATGAATATCTTCCGCATCTTCGACGCGCTCAACGACCCGCGCAACATGGAGACGGCCATCCGCGCCGCCCGCGAGGCCGGGGCCGAGGCCCACGGCACGATTTGCTACACCACCAGCCCCGTCCACACGACGGAGAAGTTCATCGAGTTGGGCTGCCGTCTGGAGACGATGGGGGCGACCGGCATCGTGCTCAAGGACATGGCCGGGCTCGTCCCGCCGGCGCGGGCTGCGGCCATTATCGCCGGGCTCAAGTCGAAGGTCAAAATCCCCGTCTGGTTCCACACGCATGACACTGCCGGCCTTGGCGCGGGTGCGTACATGGCGGCGGTTGACGCCGGGGTGGACGCCATCGACCTGAGTGTGATTCCTTTTGCCAATGGCACCGGCCAGCCTGACACTTCGCGCATGCTCGCGCTCCTGGCCGAGCACCCGCGCTGCCCGAAGTGGTCCACCGAGAACGACGAACGCCTGGCCCGTATCCGCGCGCACATGACACGCGTGTACGCCGAGCTGAGCGACTTCACCAGCCACAAGAACGAAGTCGTCGATACCGACACGTTGATTTACCAGGTGCCCGGCGGCATGCTCTCGAACTTCCGCAACCAGCTCAAGGAGCAGAAAATGGAGGACAAGTTCGAGGAAGTCTTCGCCGAAATCCCCGTCGTGCGCAAGGCCCTCGGCTGGATCCCGCTCGTCACCCCGACCTCGCAGATCGTCGGCATGCAGGCCTTCCTCAACGTCAAGTTTGGCCGCTGGAAGCAGATTTCTCCACAGGCCGCGGACATCGCGCTGGGCTACTACGGCACCACGCCCGCCCCGGTGGACAAGGAAATCCAGGCCCTCGCCGCCAAGCAGTTCCAGAAGGACCCGATCACCTGCCGCCCGGTCGAAGCCTCCGGCTCGAACCACAAACACATGGAAGACCTGCGCAAGGAGCTGACGGCAAAGGGCCTGCCCTCCGACGACGAGCATTGCGTGATCTACGCCATGTTCCCGGCGCAGTTGGAAAAGCACTACGCTCCGAAAGCGGCTCCCGCCCCGCAAGCCCCGGCTGCGCAGGTGGCCCCTGCCGTACCGGCTCCCGCTGCCGAGGCGCGCAACGTCGTTCATCTGGGCCATACCGCCCCGGCGGAGTATGCTTCCGCCCCCGGCCGCGTTACCCGGCTAAATCTGAAGATCGAAGGCGTCGAGCACAACGTTTCCATTGAGGAACTTGCCTGA